From the Lepisosteus oculatus isolate fLepOcu1 chromosome 1, fLepOcu1.hap2, whole genome shotgun sequence genome, one window contains:
- the ppm1kb gene encoding protein phosphatase Mn(2+)-dependent 1K isoform X2 — MSVGALINLLRPGGLQVRSRALLTTSRRLQEDRHHFHCVSPARLSNSRFDPDGSGRPTTWDAFGIWDNRIDEPILMPSSIKYGKPIPKVSVSKVGCASQIGKRRENEDRFQVSQMTENVLYFAVYDGHGGPVAADFCNKFMEKYIQDLVAEEENLEVVLAKAFLEIDKALARHVHLSADGEGVQRFLTWTTGRFLIFSLSHTVVEMTHAVVNAHLPAERWHHSHRGPAARRDRAGGGQRGGQPGPAVPQGEGLQADGGPHSGEEGREGQDKKEWWLCGLEQPWAASRQWQAGHDPKHWGL, encoded by the exons ATGTCAGTAGGCGCACTGATCAATCTGCTCAGGCCCGGCGGATTGCAAGTGCGGAGCCGGGCGCTGTTGACGACGTCCAGGCGCCTGCAGGAGGACAGGCATCACTTCCACTGCGTTTCCCCCGCCAGGCTCAGCAATTCCAGGTTCGACCCGGATGGCAGCGGCCGCCCCACCACCTGGGATGCCTTCGGGATCTGGGATAACCGGATCGACGAGCCCATCCTGATGCCCTCCAGCATCAAATACGGCAAGCCCATCCCCAAAGTGAGCGTGTCCAAGGTGGGCTGTGCCTCGCAGATTGGCAAGCGCAGGGAGAATGAGGACCGCTTCCAGGTGTCGCAGATGACCGAGAACGTTCTCTATTTCGCAGTGTATGATGGGCATGGGGGGCCAGTGGCTGCCGACTTCTGCAACAAGTTCATGGAGAAATACATCCA AGATCTGGTAGCAGAAGAGGAGAATCTGGAGGTGGTTTTGGCCAAAGCATTCCTGGAAATTGATAAAGCCCTGGCAAGACACGTGCACCTCTCTGCTGATG GTGAAGGAGTCCAGCGGTTCCTAACCTGGACTACTGGAAGGTTCCTcatcttttctctctctcacactgtagTTGAGATGACACATGCAGTAGTAAATGCCCA CCTCCCTGCTGAGCGCTGGCACCACAGCCACCGTGGCCCTGCTGCGAGACGGGATCGAGCTGGTGGTGGCCAGCGTGGGGGACAGCCGGGCCCTGCTGTGCCGCAAGGGGAAGGCCTACAAGCTGACGGTGGACCACACTCCGGAGAGGAAGGACGAGAAGGACAg GATAAAAAAGAGTGGTGGCTTTGTGGCCTGGAACAGCCTTGGGCAGCCTCACGTCAATGGCAGGCTGGCCATGACCCGAAGCATTGGGGACTTTGA
- the ppm1kb gene encoding protein phosphatase Mn(2+)-dependent 1K isoform X1: protein MSVGALINLLRPGGLQVRSRALLTTSRRLQEDRHHFHCVSPARLSNSRFDPDGSGRPTTWDAFGIWDNRIDEPILMPSSIKYGKPIPKVSVSKVGCASQIGKRRENEDRFQVSQMTENVLYFAVYDGHGGPVAADFCNKFMEKYIQDLVAEEENLEVVLAKAFLEIDKALARHVHLSADASLLSAGTTATVALLRDGIELVVASVGDSRALLCRKGKAYKLTVDHTPERKDEKDRIKKSGGFVAWNSLGQPHVNGRLAMTRSIGDFDLKRIGVIAEPETKRITLHHAHDSFLALTTDGINFIMNSQEICDVINQCHDPTEAAQVISEQALQYGSEDNSTIIVVPFGAWGKQKGSDVSFSFSRSFVSSGRWA from the exons ATGTCAGTAGGCGCACTGATCAATCTGCTCAGGCCCGGCGGATTGCAAGTGCGGAGCCGGGCGCTGTTGACGACGTCCAGGCGCCTGCAGGAGGACAGGCATCACTTCCACTGCGTTTCCCCCGCCAGGCTCAGCAATTCCAGGTTCGACCCGGATGGCAGCGGCCGCCCCACCACCTGGGATGCCTTCGGGATCTGGGATAACCGGATCGACGAGCCCATCCTGATGCCCTCCAGCATCAAATACGGCAAGCCCATCCCCAAAGTGAGCGTGTCCAAGGTGGGCTGTGCCTCGCAGATTGGCAAGCGCAGGGAGAATGAGGACCGCTTCCAGGTGTCGCAGATGACCGAGAACGTTCTCTATTTCGCAGTGTATGATGGGCATGGGGGGCCAGTGGCTGCCGACTTCTGCAACAAGTTCATGGAGAAATACATCCA AGATCTGGTAGCAGAAGAGGAGAATCTGGAGGTGGTTTTGGCCAAAGCATTCCTGGAAATTGATAAAGCCCTGGCAAGACACGTGCACCTCTCTGCTGATG CCTCCCTGCTGAGCGCTGGCACCACAGCCACCGTGGCCCTGCTGCGAGACGGGATCGAGCTGGTGGTGGCCAGCGTGGGGGACAGCCGGGCCCTGCTGTGCCGCAAGGGGAAGGCCTACAAGCTGACGGTGGACCACACTCCGGAGAGGAAGGACGAGAAGGACAg GATAAAAAAGAGTGGTGGCTTTGTGGCCTGGAACAGCCTTGGGCAGCCTCACGTCAATGGCAGGCTGGCCATGACCCGAAGCATTGGGGACTTTGACTTGAAGCGTATAGGAGTGATCGCGGAGCCTGAGACCAAGAGGATTACG CTGCATCATGCTCACGACTCCTTCCTGGCACTGACCACAGACGGGATCAACTTCATCATGAACAGCCAGGAGATCTGCGATGTCATCAATCAGTGCCATGACCCCACAGAAGCCGCTCAGGTTATCTCTGAACAG GCCCTCCAGTATGGCTCGGAAGACAACAGCACCATAATCGTCGTGCCGTTCGGCGCGTGGGGGAAGCAGAAGGGCTCGGACGTCAGCTTCTCCTTCAGCCGGAGCTTCGTCTCCAGTGGAAGATGGGCCTGA